A stretch of Eschrichtius robustus isolate mEscRob2 chromosome 6, mEscRob2.pri, whole genome shotgun sequence DNA encodes these proteins:
- the DPH3 gene encoding diphthamide biosynthesis protein 3 isoform X1 gives MAVFHDEVEIEDFQYDEDSETYFYPCPCGDNFCITKEDLENGEDVATCPSCSLIIKVIYDKDQFMCGETVSAPSTNKELVKC, from the exons ATGGCGGTGTTTCACGACGAGGTGGAGATCGAGGACTTCCAATATGACGAGGACTCGGAGACGTACTTCTACCCCTGCCCGTGTGGAGATAACTTCTGTATCACCAAG GAAGATTTGGAGAATGGGGAAGACGTGGCAACGTGCCCTAGCTGCTCTCTCATTATAAAAGTGATTTATGACAAA GATCAGTTTATGTGTGGAGAGACAGTCTCGGCCCCTTCCACCAACAAAGAGCTAGTTAAATGCTGA
- the DPH3 gene encoding diphthamide biosynthesis protein 3 isoform X2 — translation MAVFHDEVEIEDFQYDEDSETYFYPCPCGDNFCITKDQFMCGETVSAPSTNKELVKC, via the exons ATGGCGGTGTTTCACGACGAGGTGGAGATCGAGGACTTCCAATATGACGAGGACTCGGAGACGTACTTCTACCCCTGCCCGTGTGGAGATAACTTCTGTATCACCAAG GATCAGTTTATGTGTGGAGAGACAGTCTCGGCCCCTTCCACCAACAAAGAGCTAGTTAAATGCTGA